In Cryptomeria japonica chromosome 5, Sugi_1.0, whole genome shotgun sequence, the genomic window AACAACTGAGGAAAGTTCAAAGCAGCGTAGGCAAGCTCAAGATGAGAAAGAAAGCCGGTGGCAGACAAATGAAGGGCCTAAATAATCGTTCAATCACTGAAGAAGATATGCAAGGCCATGTCAACCCTTTCAATGTGCCAACTGTAGGAGTAActgaagaatggaaacctatagaAGAAACTGATTGATAGATTTAATCTACGAGGAAGGGGAGAAGACGGGGCAACAGCTGTTAACCAAGGAATATTATCGAAAATCAAGATGATCGCCATTTAAGCACTCTTCAAAAAAACAAGGTAATATATAACCTTAAGTATGCTCACAAGCCTAGAAAAAACAGTATTCAGTtttcatcctcatcaaaaatcacaACAGTTACTAAACCTCACACAAAATATGGAAGGAAGCTAAAATTGGTAGCTGTACCAAAACAGGCCCAAGAGTTCGTCAGTCAGCATATAATCAACAAGAGTCAAGACGCTAAAGAAAATAAGACCTCATGATCTACGTAGAGAATGTTTTCTTTTTTGTTCCACAAAAGAACATGCTGTATAGTCTTTCAGCTTCAGAGGTTTCCAGAATTGCCTTCAAGGGATACCTACTGTAATATATTTGAAATATAACATCTTTTTTTATTCTTGGAATAAAAAAATTGCAAGCACAGTCACTAAATGGACTTTGAGAATACCAAAAATATAAGTAGTGAGCTCATACCAATCCCTTGAAAAGGAAATATAATTGATACAGAATCCTTTAGGTTCTAGCTCCCATATAAGCTCACTGTTCATTTTTGGTGGTGCAATCTACTTTCACCAATTGTGCCTGGTGATAAAGATGTGTCTACTCCATCTTGGAGGTCCATGTTCAAATCTGGGAGAGAATAGGATTTTACATCTTAATGactaatatgtaaaataaatggaGAAAACAATCTCCTTGTAGAATGCTCACATAAGGAAGGGTTCTCATACGCCTACACCAATCTAGTGTCTCGCTTAGTGGTGACATAAAATTACCTTTACCTTCTTAATAGTGTGCTCAGTTTATGTAATTGCATATATGAACCTCATCCTACATTTTATGAAAAAGTAAAACTGTCTGTGCCAAATCCACATATAGAGTTTTGGTTGTTCAATGTTCATTGTTATCTTCAAAAAAATTTAACAACAGAAGAAACACATTCGCCTGTTCTTTCAATTGATATTCACAAGACCCCAGGACTAATAATCTGCAAACAATTTCGAAGATGCTTGGGATATTGTTGTCATAAGTGCCCTAGAAATTGCTGAAATAGAAATACTTGTATACAAATTCAAGGATCAATGAACAGAACTTTCTTAGCTTCAAAAAATTCAAATCATCTAGAGAGTTTTAGTTCCACATTTATATGCAATTAATACAGTGAAAAAAAAGAATAAGAAATTTAAACAGCGGCTTTAAGAATTGAATTTGGTTTTGGGCTGTCAAGGCCAAGGACTTAAACGTTTAACCATACTTATTACAACACCCAACTAAAAGCTTTGTTGTGGAGATATTCTACAGAGTAGGGACACACCAGTCACTAGGGCTACATGACCCCATAACCCGGAGAGGAATCATCCCAGCCCCGAAAACAAGAGATTGTGTGCCCAGTTGGGTAAGTCTGAAGTTTAAGGAGTTGTCCTTTTATGGGTGTCTTTCTTGTCTGTTCTTCCAGATCATGCACTTCGATTCCATTTCACCTACTTTGATCATTAGAGTGTATTAAGGGCAACTAGCCAATGGTCAATCCAGTTAAGGGGATATTCAAAAAACTAGTATAATAAAGCTAGATGTGAGCCAAGTTTATATCACAATCTCCCTTCAAGTGGGTACTTGCATTGATCTCTGGGATAGGGATTGTTTTTTGTGGTTAGAAAGAAATCATGGGAGATGTTATTCAACATTGAATTATCGGTAATTATATTTGGTAAAAATCTGATGTACTTACTCCAGTTTCCTTAAGATCGATCTTACTTTATACAAGACTTTGGCAAATGTTTAAAGAGAAGTGATATTATTCTTCATTATCTTCAAATGGCAAATAtgctaaaagaaaaaaatataacaaaatagCCAATTAAAGAATACTAGCCGCCAAAAGAAACCCTAATCTAGTGCTACTCATTAACTTGGAACGCCTTTCTTGAAAATAGCACATTCCTCTTGAAATTCCGGTTCAGAATGCATCTCTACTActgctcatttgtgcattcagattACATACAATTATAAAACATAATTTCCAACCACATTTAACAGAGGAATGGATTTTGCCAAAAATTGCGGCTCATACTAATTGCGGTGGATTTTGCCAAAAATTGCGGTTCATACCAATCTGCGGTGTACAGAACTCGTAAGGAAAGCAATTGAGTTTCACTGTTGCCATTTTGTGTACCTTTTCTTGAACAATAGGTAGAATGAGTTTTCTCACCTATCGGTGTTCCTCAGGACTCCTAAAGATGCACATGAGCCTCAATAAAACATCAATAGACCATTTCTTTTtcagtttttttcaaatttaaacttACCTAGATCGTCCAATTCCACGACCAATGGCTCAACTCCAATGCGCTTGAACAAAGCCTTCACGCTACGGCAGTATCTACACACAGTGCAAATTTTAGTAATTTGCTTGCATTCGAGAGAGGAAGACTTGACTTGACTTTTACCAAAATTGGTGTGGTGGCTGAATAATAGCACTTGTACTTACGAACAACGAGTTTTAGAGTAAATTACTAGTGGGTTCTCGCTTATCTTTGCCTTAATGGATGCTTCCATTTGAGAAGCTGCTGAAGCAGCCAAGATTTTAATGCCATGGCCTCTGTTATATTTTAAGAACGATGGAGGAACAAATTTTATTGGAGAACAGCTGACGAACTGGGTGATGAAGGAATCAATGGAAACTTTAGTTCCATTGACATATGTTAGCCTTGGAGAAGTAGCAACAGAAAATGAACTCAGAGACGCCATTTACAAATTTAGTGGAATACTAAAGCGCCTATCCTTTATTTTCCATTGGTTGAATGTAAGCATCTAGAAAGAGCTTTGATCTTCCTTTGTGATATGATACCTTGTGCAtttctttctaattttttaattagtCTATACTACGAAagtattttttataatatatatattggaAATATAATAATATTAGTTTTTTTAACAATATTATATGAAATgacaatttaaatttttatttatttatttttatttaaattttaaaaaattagaaaaatgaataaataaaaatatgtt contains:
- the LOC131072833 gene encoding monothiol glutaredoxin-S10, with the protein product MASLSSFSVATSPRLTYVNGTKVSIDSFITQFVSCSPIKFVPPSFLKYNRGHGIKILAASAASQMEASIKAKISENPLVIYSKTRCSYCRSVKALFKRIGVEPLVVELDDLGPSQRQIQSALQRLTGQSTVPNIFIGGKHIGGCTDTIVLHRKGELIPLLSAAGLKVS